The genomic window TTTGGAGTCTCCTTTAGTAGATGTGCATGCTATCTTAGTTTTTCTCTATTTCATTTTCCTCTTTTTGGTGCAACAAGTGCCATATCTAGAAATAATAAAGACAAAGAGGAGACGAAGGGGTCGGGGGCAAGAAATAAGAAACAGAGATGTATCTGCTTCTTTTACCATACAGGGAATCTCAATGGTTTAGGAAGTTGGAAAGTGCCAGATACctgtaaagaaataaaagtgtgtGTTGAATGCTTATATGACTGAGATTTGAGAGAAATAAGGAATTATTGGCAGGTCATTCCCCctttctcttttctatttttcttctggtGTGAGGGGGCCCTTGAGACTTATCATCTTTACTCTCCGTTTCCagaatttttcataaatagtGATTGAAAACGTACCTTTTCTTGTTAGTTTATATGTGAAAGGCAGTTCTAAAATTTGTAGTTGATATCTGCGTTGGCCAATTTTACTTGGCGGTTATATTGAGGTCGGCTTTCATGTTTCATGATAGATCTAGATTACTTTTACTCAGATTATAAGTCTTTTCCATCAtttctttgaaaaagaaatgaattttttGTCTTCTTGTTATTATCTTTTTAGGAATGTTGAAGCGTGCCTTCATTTATGGGTATTGAAATTCTGCTCGATATCTTTGTTTCAGGTGGTCCTATGCTTTGGTAACTCAGTTTCCTCGACACGCTTCTTGCTGCAAGATGAGTTCAACATACAGACGACTCAGTGTGACAACTgcattattgtaattatatatacatTTTTTCCAAAGTTATCAATTTCTTGTTTCAAAACGAGCTACTATCTTAAAAAATTGCGCTTTAATGTACATTTAAATGCAGGGATTCATGTTCTGCCTCCAACAAATTGCATGCATTTTCTCCATTGTTGCCATGATTGTTGGAAGTGATGAAATCAATGATGCTTCCCAGAGTTTGTCGTGTCTGGCTGACTTTGCATACTGGACGTAAGACTACCTTCTTTTCCATCTTTGTTTTTAGTTCTTGTTAGAGACCATTCAACACCATACTTATGTACTTGCATATTATTTGCAGGGTCTGTGCATGCATGCAGGTAAGAAAGAATGCCAAGCTTATGTCAGAATTCCATCTGCCTTTTTGCATTCCCAGTGACATTTTTCAATTGATGCTCCTGTAATTTTGCGTTCAGACACAACATAAGATCGAAATGGATAAGAGAGATGGTAAATTTGGTCCATCACCGGTGATGGCAGTGCCTCCAGTCCAACAGATGTCACGCATTGATCAGCCTATTCCACCTCCTGTTGGATATCCACCAGAGCCAGTCTATGGGCAACCATACGGGTATCCACCACCTCCTCAGGGTGGATATCCACCTGCTTATCCCCAAGCGGGGTCTCACCCACCACCTGGTTATCCTGCTGGTAACAGGTAGAGGGAATTTGCATCAATAGGAAAATTGGGATTCAGGTTGACATGTGAACACGTACACAGTTCAGGACTTCAGACATTTCTTGGTCTTGAGATATTCTTTTGAGGGGTTTACCTGTGTTTTCTGGGAGTATTTCATTCTTATAAGTTGACGATGCATTGGATATGTATACAAATAACAGTTTGATGACTGCTTCATCTTCCACAGTTCCTTATCTATTACTGGTACCGGCAGAAAAATCTTGGTTATTATGTTTTATTCTTTTCCCTTATCTTGACGTACAATGATTGCAAGATGTTACGTAGAAATTAATCTCTCTCAATTTGTTTTCCGCAAAATTTAAATGACTTCTTAgtattttttcaatatttaagGATTGCAAAAACTTTATTTATTATCTATAGTAAAATATGTAGCAAATATGAGAAAAGTTTTAATATTGTCTTCCATTTGTTGACCCCGGGTCTTCCCATTTTCTGTGCTTCCCAAAGCGCATTGTGCTAGTCAAGCATTTCATAGGTAGATCTACCTTCAGAACATTATGCGGATAGTTTGCTAAAGTTTAAGAATGAAAAATTCAAGCTATTCATGTTTGCAACTAGAAAGTTGTGAAATTATTAATAATCAGCATAATGATGGTATCAGCAACatcaattagaaaataaagaaatatcTGGACGGTTCTACAGCGGGACAGGGGCGGCTGAAGGGCAAGGTCACTGAAGTCCTTGCCTTAGGCCCCCGCCCCCAGGAGGCCCCCCGCTCGCTTGCATCCAGCATCACGGTCCAGTCTCCGCCTCCGGCATCCCGGTCCTGCCTCCAGGCCCTCCATGCTCCATCAGTGACCGCATCCCGACGTCCCGATCCCGCCTCCGGCATTCCGGTCCCGCCTCCAAGTCCAGTCACGGTCCAGCCTCCGCCTCCATGCCTCCACCTCCGGCCGTCCGGCGTCACGCCGTTCCAGTCCCGCCTCCACGCTCCATCAGTGACCGCATCGACTGATCGGCGCATCCCAGCGTCCCGATCCCGCCTCCGCCTCCATGTCTCCGCCTCCGGCGTCCCAGTCCTGCCCCGCCTCCAAGTCCACGCTCCACAGCTCCACCAGTCCCGGTCTCTTCAGTCCGGCAAGGCCTCTTCGGTCGGCAAGGCGGCAAGGCAAGACCACCAGGAGCCAAGAGGTGAGGAGGTCCAGCCGTCCAGGACCACCACGGCTCGTCGGCTCCACTCCACAGTCCACGCGCAGCCCCCAAGTCTCCCCTTCCCGCTCGGTCCGAGAGTGAGAACTGAAAAGTCGCCTGTCGCGGCTCGCCGATGACTGATCGGTCGGTGACCGGTCACAGCCACAGAGCAGTGGAAGACGAAAGGGCTGTGCTGCTGTggcatcgattttttttttcaaaaatcaaaatacgTGGCAGATTGTGATGGGCAGATAGCGTGGGATGGTGGGAGAGCGTGGgagaaaacgaaaaaaaaaagggcGGCGGGCGGCTTGTAACAGCGGTAATTAATCTGGTTCAACCACTTCAGCGGTAAATTTTTTTCAacgatcattttttttcttttataaaatcaacctgaattatttttttttatattattatatttagacaattgataaaaatattgtggAATAGTATTGCAGTGGATGCTCCATATTTTACACAGCATTCAACAATCGGGTGCTATTATTCTCATTTGCAATCAGTATTGAACAATCGGGTACTATTATTCTaatctttatctattttttatttaatttaaaatttatattatattattatatattatgtttattttatttaatatttgattcattgaattaaaaattttgattgttgatcttgtattggctatttaagaaatataaaataattataatagttatatctttttgataattcataataagaatttaaatataTCAACTCGAAAATATAAATCTGGTTAttcaaagcttcaaaaaaaaaaattaatagtttaaTACAATCTCAAAAAGGAGCTCT from Elaeis guineensis isolate ETL-2024a chromosome 4, EG11, whole genome shotgun sequence includes these protein-coding regions:
- the LOC105036704 gene encoding uncharacterized protein, with the protein product MASQTYVDNMKLRQSYQNLWHVDLMSTMTADCPYCCLALWCGPCVSYMLRKRALYNDMSRYVCCAGYLPCSGKCGESQCPEFCLCTEVVLCFGNSVSSTRFLLQDEFNIQTTQCDNCIIGFMFCLQQIACIFSIVAMIVGSDEINDASQSLSCLADFAYWTVCACMQTQHKIEMDKRDGKFGPSPVMAVPPVQQMSRIDQPIPPPVGYPPEPVYGQPYGYPPPPQGGYPPAYPQAGSHPPPGYPAGNR